In Chitinophaga nivalis, a single genomic region encodes these proteins:
- the smpB gene encoding SsrA-binding protein SmpB: protein MAELKNRSAYFEYAIEDKYIAGMVLTGTEIKSIRGNKVSFNDSFCYFSKGELFVKSLHIAEYSHGTSANHDPLRERKLLLTKRELRKLENKIKERGYTIVPLRMFITDKSLAKLEIGIGKGKKLHDKRDSIKQREADRELRRQYK from the coding sequence ATGGCAGAATTAAAAAACAGATCAGCTTATTTCGAATACGCAATAGAAGATAAATATATTGCCGGAATGGTATTGACCGGAACCGAGATCAAATCCATCCGCGGCAACAAAGTGAGTTTCAATGATTCCTTCTGCTACTTCTCCAAAGGAGAATTGTTTGTTAAAAGCTTGCATATCGCCGAATACTCCCACGGTACTTCCGCCAATCACGACCCGCTCCGCGAACGTAAACTCCTGCTCACCAAACGGGAACTAAGAAAGTTGGAAAATAAAATTAAAGAACGCGGTTATACCATCGTTCCCCTTCGTATGTTCATTACAGATAAAAGCCTGGCTAAGCTGGAAATCGGCATTGGTAAAGGTAAAAAGCTGCACGACAAACGCGATTCCATCAAACAACGGGAAGCTGACAGAGAGCTGAGAAGACAATATAAATAA
- a CDS encoding SusC/RagA family TonB-linked outer membrane protein, with the protein MLQRLLFFLLLLGPVAAFAQTRTVTGTILSAKDNEPLPGASIAIKGTSKGVVSGANGTFKLEVTDAAATTLVIRFIGMVEQEVPISTAPLRILLQSSGKDIDEVIVVAYGTAKKNSYTGSVSQIKGAEVASRQVSSVSKALQGLAPGVQSTAASGQPGADATIRIRGVGSVNASSDPLYVVDGAPYGGSISAINPGDIESISVLKDAASSALYGSRGANGVIIITTKRGKKQGSNIDIRVNQGFSKRAVKDYEQVNTDQYFETYWRALYNTKLVNPPKGMPANEIDGWARSQASSGVVRDLGINPYGDAYAQPVGTDGKLVPGARALWDDNWGDALQRTGTRTQADLSISGATEKTRYFVSGGYLNDQGIYLGSGFKRYNVRSNVEIDAKKWLKVGLNFNGSHSDQQAPPSEDSRTDNYVNYARSIPSFYPIYKRDGAGNYLQDNKGDRIFDYGLYRPSGAITNTNLVQTSGIDKHNVLRDNLSVRTYGEATIWRGLKFKTSYSADYLARNSHDYTNSAVGFDVETGGSVDRGSYRTFSWTFNNILTYEETFNEKHHLNLLAGQEAYKYKYSFIQGSKTGMSSPSLDEPSAATLIKGFEGYTDTYSLSSYLGRAEYDYDGKYFLSASLRGDGSSRFAPGHNWGTFWSVGGSWKASQEDFLKKASWLDLLTLRASYGGQGNDNLGASAYYSYLPLYLVANNLGDRGAYRDMINNERLQWETNLNFNVGLDFAVLKNRLGGTVEFFQRKSKNLLFSQPKAPSIGYSAIDDNIGTMKNTGVEISLHGVPVQTKDFSWIVDANLTHYKNTITALPQKEIISGTKKLMVGKSIYDFWLRDYAGVNPDNGEPLWYTNDKDGNKITTNNYANASQYYVGSAIPDVYGGLTNTFNYKGFSFSFLIVYSLGGKVLDNDYVGLVHTGSNPGRSWSKDILNAWTPENRYTDVPALTTGTSRATSSSTRFLYDASYARLKSLNLSYNLPKSLLDRAHLNNVTVYVQGENLFTLYNHQGMDPEQAVAGTTYYRYPAIKSLSAGINLSF; encoded by the coding sequence ATGTTACAACGATTGTTATTTTTTCTGTTACTGCTGGGGCCTGTTGCGGCTTTCGCGCAAACACGCACAGTAACAGGTACGATTTTATCAGCCAAAGACAATGAGCCACTACCTGGCGCCTCTATTGCTATTAAAGGCACCTCCAAAGGAGTGGTAAGCGGTGCAAACGGAACTTTCAAACTGGAAGTAACCGATGCCGCAGCAACTACACTCGTGATCAGATTTATCGGTATGGTGGAGCAGGAAGTGCCTATCAGCACTGCTCCTTTACGGATATTATTACAGTCCTCCGGGAAAGATATTGATGAAGTAATTGTCGTAGCCTATGGTACGGCAAAGAAAAATTCCTATACTGGTTCCGTATCCCAGATCAAAGGAGCGGAAGTTGCCAGCAGACAGGTTTCCAGCGTATCCAAAGCCTTACAGGGTTTGGCGCCTGGTGTACAAAGTACTGCTGCCAGCGGCCAGCCAGGTGCTGATGCGACGATCCGTATCCGCGGGGTTGGATCCGTGAATGCTTCTTCGGATCCTTTGTATGTGGTAGATGGAGCGCCTTACGGCGGTAGCATCAGTGCTATCAATCCGGGCGACATCGAATCCATCAGCGTATTAAAAGATGCTGCTTCCAGTGCACTGTACGGTTCCCGTGGTGCCAACGGGGTGATCATCATCACTACCAAAAGAGGAAAAAAGCAAGGCAGTAATATAGATATCCGCGTAAATCAGGGCTTTTCCAAAAGAGCCGTAAAAGATTACGAACAGGTAAATACTGACCAGTATTTTGAAACTTACTGGAGAGCACTCTACAACACCAAACTGGTAAATCCGCCGAAAGGTATGCCTGCCAATGAAATAGATGGATGGGCAAGAAGTCAGGCCAGCAGTGGCGTGGTACGTGACCTGGGTATCAACCCTTATGGCGACGCCTATGCGCAGCCGGTAGGTACCGACGGTAAACTGGTGCCAGGCGCCCGCGCGCTGTGGGACGACAACTGGGGCGATGCATTGCAACGTACCGGTACCCGCACACAGGCGGATCTGAGCATTTCCGGTGCAACTGAAAAAACAAGATACTTTGTATCCGGTGGTTACCTCAATGATCAGGGTATTTACCTAGGTTCCGGTTTCAAACGCTACAACGTACGCAGTAACGTAGAAATCGACGCTAAAAAATGGCTGAAAGTGGGCTTAAACTTCAATGGTTCACATTCCGATCAGCAGGCGCCTCCTTCTGAAGACAGCCGTACTGATAACTATGTAAACTACGCCCGTTCTATTCCTAGTTTTTATCCGATCTACAAACGGGATGGCGCAGGTAATTATCTGCAGGATAACAAAGGAGACCGTATTTTCGACTATGGTCTGTACCGTCCGAGCGGCGCTATTACCAATACCAACCTGGTGCAAACTTCCGGTATCGATAAACACAATGTACTGCGCGATAACCTGTCTGTTCGTACATACGGTGAAGCAACTATCTGGAGAGGACTGAAATTCAAAACCAGCTATAGTGCCGACTACCTGGCCCGTAACTCACACGACTATACGAATTCAGCGGTAGGTTTTGACGTGGAAACCGGCGGTTCTGTAGACAGAGGCAGCTATCGTACTTTCAGCTGGACGTTCAATAACATCCTGACCTACGAAGAAACTTTCAATGAAAAGCATCACCTGAACCTCCTGGCAGGGCAGGAAGCCTATAAATACAAGTATTCTTTTATCCAGGGATCTAAAACCGGTATGTCATCTCCAAGTCTGGATGAACCTTCTGCAGCTACGCTGATAAAAGGTTTTGAAGGATACACAGATACGTATAGCCTTTCCAGTTACCTGGGACGTGCGGAATATGACTATGACGGTAAATACTTCCTGTCTGCGTCCTTACGTGGAGATGGTTCTTCCCGTTTTGCACCCGGACACAACTGGGGTACCTTCTGGTCAGTAGGTGGTTCCTGGAAAGCTTCTCAGGAAGACTTTCTGAAAAAAGCCAGCTGGTTAGACCTGCTCACCCTGCGCGCCAGCTATGGTGGTCAGGGAAATGATAACCTGGGTGCCAGTGCTTATTACAGTTACCTGCCGCTCTATCTCGTGGCCAATAACCTGGGCGACCGGGGAGCATACCGGGATATGATCAACAATGAGCGTCTGCAATGGGAAACAAACCTCAACTTTAACGTAGGACTGGACTTCGCCGTATTGAAGAATCGTTTGGGCGGTACCGTGGAATTCTTCCAGCGTAAATCCAAAAACCTGCTGTTCTCCCAGCCGAAAGCACCATCTATCGGTTATTCTGCTATAGACGATAATATCGGTACGATGAAAAATACCGGTGTGGAAATCAGTTTACACGGCGTACCGGTACAAACCAAAGATTTTAGCTGGATAGTAGACGCGAACCTGACACATTACAAGAATACCATTACTGCTTTGCCGCAGAAAGAAATTATCAGTGGTACCAAGAAACTGATGGTAGGAAAATCTATTTACGATTTCTGGCTGCGTGACTATGCAGGTGTAAATCCGGATAATGGAGAGCCTTTATGGTATACAAACGATAAGGATGGTAATAAAATCACGACCAATAATTATGCTAACGCAAGTCAGTATTATGTAGGCTCCGCTATTCCTGATGTATACGGTGGTTTAACCAACACCTTCAACTATAAAGGATTCAGTTTCTCTTTCCTGATCGTATACAGCCTGGGTGGTAAAGTACTGGATAATGATTATGTAGGCTTAGTGCACACCGGTTCCAACCCGGGCCGCAGCTGGTCTAAGGATATCCTGAATGCCTGGACGCCTGAAAACAGATACACAGATGTTCCGGCATTAACAACCGGCACCAGCAGAGCGACAAGTTCCTCCACCCGTTTCCTCTATGATGCCAGCTATGCGCGGTTGAAGTCACTGAACCTGAGCTACAACCTGCCTAAATCACTGTTGGATAGAGCACACCTGAATAACGTAACGGTATATGTACAGGGCGAAAACTTATTCACGCTGTATAACCATCAGGGTATGGATCCGGAACAGGCAGTGGCCGGAACTACTTATTATCGCTATCCGGCTATCAAATCATTGTCTGCCGGCATTAACCTGAGCTTCTAA
- the accD gene encoding acetyl-CoA carboxylase, carboxyltransferase subunit beta — protein sequence MSSWFKRIKQGISTSTSEKKEAPDGLWHKCPNCKKTITVKELKEHFYVCDKCNYHNRINSAEYFEIIFDNNQFEELFPNIYPTDFLGFKDLKPYGDRLKDAQKKSGLKDAMTVGAGKVHGNDLVVACMDFNFIGGSMGSVVGEKIARSIDYCIVHKMPLMIISKSGGARMMESAFSLMQMAKTSAKLTQLANARLPYISLMTDPTTGGVTASYAMLGDLNIAEPGALIGFAGPRIIKETIKKDLPAGFQSAEFLLDKGFLDFIMDRKELKTKLATVLGLFKN from the coding sequence ATGTCAAGCTGGTTTAAGCGAATTAAACAAGGCATCTCCACCTCCACCAGTGAGAAGAAAGAAGCTCCGGATGGGTTGTGGCACAAATGTCCTAACTGTAAAAAAACCATCACCGTTAAAGAACTGAAGGAACATTTTTACGTGTGTGATAAATGCAATTATCACAACCGTATCAATTCCGCAGAGTATTTCGAGATTATCTTTGATAACAATCAGTTCGAAGAACTGTTTCCTAATATTTACCCAACCGATTTCCTTGGTTTTAAAGACCTGAAACCCTATGGCGACAGGCTGAAAGACGCACAGAAAAAGTCAGGCCTGAAAGACGCCATGACTGTCGGAGCCGGGAAAGTACATGGTAATGATCTCGTAGTAGCCTGTATGGACTTCAACTTTATTGGTGGTTCCATGGGTTCCGTGGTAGGTGAAAAGATTGCCCGTTCCATCGACTATTGTATTGTACACAAGATGCCCCTGATGATCATTTCCAAGTCAGGTGGTGCCCGTATGATGGAAAGTGCCTTTTCCCTGATGCAAATGGCCAAAACCTCCGCCAAACTGACGCAGCTGGCCAATGCCAGGTTACCATACATCTCTTTAATGACCGACCCGACAACAGGTGGCGTAACTGCTTCCTATGCCATGCTGGGCGATCTGAACATTGCAGAACCAGGTGCACTCATCGGTTTTGCAGGTCCGAGAATCATTAAAGAAACCATTAAAAAAGACCTCCCTGCCGGCTTCCAGAGCGCCGAATTCCTGTTGGATAAAGGATTCCTGGATTTCATCATGGATAGAAAAGAACTTAAAACGAAGCTGGCCACTGTATTGGGCCTCTTCAAAAACTAG
- a CDS encoding RagB/SusD family nutrient uptake outer membrane protein, whose protein sequence is MKKNRLTLLTIFATVVLSACSKDFLNNRPTNAITDDQIFNTADNVETVINGTWSYMFESFFTYAVPGYKSIDLTSDAMGSDVAVTLKYGLRDAYAYGEMLDKTQNRVGAYWGLLYKVIDNANNIIAKVDNATGDEGQKAYLKGQAYALRAYCYLTLASYYQLSVKTNPNAKAVPIYTEPSTSTTPGKPRETIARVYQQVIDDLLKAEPLLKNYQRDGAKKWKIDLHVAQGLLARAYLYSGKYADAATKAAAARSGYSLMSGDDYNKGFNDVNNVEWIWGHGQTPNQSNASYNFNYLDVSSAASYYYSFMADPFFKDNFTQGDVRTRLFEWDTTPSREGFLRYKKFRFRDPQAMVGDLVLMRAAEMYLIEAEAYAESGNQGKAVEALNTLRNARNAVPYDPAHAGNLKDTILLERRKELWGEGFSLSDIIRTGGTVNRRAFLSFNGGDSIIKVPRANGTFKSVKAVGHRILSFPNKVPFTPNSTNYLFAIPIAEEQNNPNLYN, encoded by the coding sequence ATGAAAAAGAACAGACTTACGCTCTTAACGATATTTGCAACAGTAGTGCTGTCTGCGTGCAGCAAGGACTTTCTGAACAACAGACCTACCAATGCCATCACGGATGATCAGATCTTCAATACGGCCGACAATGTGGAAACCGTGATCAATGGTACCTGGAGTTATATGTTTGAATCATTCTTCACCTATGCAGTACCGGGTTACAAATCTATTGACCTGACCAGCGATGCGATGGGAAGCGATGTGGCAGTGACCCTGAAATACGGCCTGAGAGATGCTTACGCCTATGGAGAAATGCTGGATAAAACGCAGAACCGCGTAGGTGCTTACTGGGGACTGTTGTACAAAGTAATCGACAACGCTAATAACATTATTGCCAAAGTAGATAATGCTACCGGCGATGAGGGACAGAAAGCCTACCTGAAAGGCCAGGCCTATGCCTTACGCGCATATTGTTATTTAACACTGGCGTCTTACTACCAGCTGAGTGTGAAAACAAATCCGAACGCGAAAGCAGTACCGATTTATACCGAACCGTCTACCAGTACTACACCGGGTAAACCAAGAGAAACCATTGCCCGTGTTTATCAGCAGGTAATTGATGACCTGTTGAAAGCAGAACCACTGCTGAAAAATTACCAGCGCGATGGGGCTAAAAAATGGAAAATTGACCTGCATGTAGCACAGGGTTTACTGGCGAGAGCTTATCTCTACAGCGGTAAATATGCAGATGCTGCCACCAAGGCTGCCGCTGCCCGCAGTGGTTATTCGCTGATGTCAGGCGACGACTATAACAAAGGTTTTAATGATGTCAACAACGTAGAGTGGATCTGGGGACATGGCCAAACGCCTAACCAAAGCAACGCCAGCTATAACTTCAACTACCTGGACGTTTCTTCTGCGGCTTCTTACTATTACAGCTTCATGGCAGATCCTTTCTTTAAAGATAATTTTACCCAGGGAGATGTACGCACTCGTTTGTTTGAGTGGGATACAACCCCCAGCCGCGAAGGTTTCCTGCGGTACAAAAAATTCCGTTTCCGTGATCCGCAGGCGATGGTGGGTGACCTGGTGCTGATGCGTGCTGCAGAAATGTACCTGATCGAAGCAGAAGCCTATGCAGAAAGCGGTAATCAGGGTAAAGCAGTAGAAGCGTTGAATACCTTACGTAATGCCCGTAACGCTGTTCCTTACGATCCTGCACATGCCGGTAATCTGAAAGATACCATCCTGCTGGAGAGAAGGAAAGAATTATGGGGAGAAGGGTTTTCACTGTCTGACATTATTCGTACAGGCGGTACCGTTAACCGGAGAGCCTTCCTGTCTTTCAATGGTGGCGACAGTATCATCAAGGTGCCACGTGCCAACGGTACTTTCAAAAGTGTAAAGGCAGTGGGACACCGTATCCTGTCTTTCCCGAACAAGGTGCCGTTTACACCGAACAGCACGAATTACCTGTTTGCTATTCCGATTGCGGAAGAACAGAATAATCCGAATCTCTATAACTAA
- the trxA gene encoding thioredoxin, whose product MENLQTILQAGTPVLIDCFATWCGPCQAVPPILKEVKEKLGDKIRIIKIDIDKNQQLAAQWKIMSVPTLLFFREGKLIWRESGVVPAHQLIPALAKALSDTN is encoded by the coding sequence ATGGAAAACCTGCAAACAATATTACAAGCCGGAACCCCTGTATTGATTGATTGTTTTGCCACCTGGTGCGGCCCTTGTCAGGCGGTACCGCCTATTTTGAAGGAAGTAAAAGAGAAGCTGGGCGATAAGATCCGGATTATCAAGATAGATATTGATAAAAATCAGCAGCTGGCAGCGCAGTGGAAAATTATGAGCGTGCCTACTTTGTTGTTTTTCCGGGAAGGAAAGCTGATCTGGCGGGAGAGCGGGGTAGTACCGGCGCATCAGCTGATACCGGCGCTGGCAAAAGCCCTGAGCGATACAAATTAA
- the rnhA gene encoding ribonuclease HI — translation MAELIAYTDGASRGNPGPGGYGVVLIWGNTRKELSQGYRKTTNNRMELLGVITALEALKKDGLAITIFTDSKYVVDSIEKGWLWGWVKINFKEKKNKDLWLRFIPLYRKHQVKMQWVKGHASNPFNNRCDELATQAADSGNWLVDVGFESGI, via the coding sequence ATGGCAGAACTGATTGCATATACAGATGGAGCATCGCGCGGTAACCCAGGTCCGGGAGGATATGGAGTGGTATTGATCTGGGGAAATACCAGAAAGGAATTATCGCAGGGCTACCGGAAAACCACCAACAACAGAATGGAGCTGCTGGGCGTCATCACTGCGCTGGAAGCCCTGAAGAAAGACGGGTTGGCTATCACCATTTTTACAGACAGTAAGTATGTAGTGGATAGTATTGAGAAAGGATGGTTATGGGGTTGGGTAAAAATCAATTTTAAAGAGAAGAAGAATAAAGATCTGTGGCTGCGTTTTATTCCCCTGTATAGAAAACACCAGGTGAAGATGCAGTGGGTGAAAGGCCATGCCAGCAATCCGTTTAACAATCGTTGCGATGAGCTGGCCACCCAGGCGGCGGATAGTGGCAACTGGCTGGTAGACGTAGGTTTTGAAAGCGGCATATAA
- a CDS encoding methyltransferase family protein: MNLLPSVIYLAWFLSEILLHRLLRGGDSADKKKQDKSSLLIIWIIIMISVNSAVALTFVIAHPIVRHIPLPAIGLGMIILGMLLRFAAIRQLGRLFTVVVTIRKDHQVKTDGLYRLIRHPAYTGSLLSFLGFALSLNNWYSLFLVFIPVTAAFIYRMNIEEEMLLSQFGQTYKDYMQRTKRVIPWVY; this comes from the coding sequence ATGAACCTGTTACCATCTGTCATTTACCTGGCTTGGTTTTTATCTGAAATTTTACTGCATCGGCTCCTGCGCGGCGGCGACAGTGCAGACAAAAAAAAGCAGGATAAAAGCAGTCTGCTGATTATCTGGATCATCATTATGATCAGCGTCAACAGCGCTGTTGCACTTACGTTCGTCATCGCCCATCCGATCGTGCGTCACATACCATTACCGGCCATCGGCCTCGGCATGATTATATTGGGTATGTTACTGCGCTTTGCGGCCATCCGGCAACTGGGACGGCTATTCACCGTAGTGGTGACCATCCGGAAAGATCATCAGGTGAAAACAGATGGGCTTTACCGCCTGATAAGACATCCGGCCTATACCGGCTCTCTGTTATCATTCCTGGGATTTGCCCTGTCTCTCAATAACTGGTACAGCCTCTTCCTGGTGTTTATTCCGGTAACAGCCGCTTTTATATATCGCATGAACATCGAAGAAGAAATGCTGCTGTCGCAGTTCGGGCAAACCTACAAAGACTATATGCAACGCACCAAACGGGTAATTCCCTGGGTGTATTAA
- the aspT gene encoding aspartate-alanine antiporter: MLTWFTSTLQQYPEIAVMLTLLFGYLIGKMRIKGFTLGTVTGVLLVGILIGGIHLKIPGETKSIFFLFFLFCTGYGIGPQFFQGLRKDGLPIALFSFIVCCSSVFFCWAIASLLHFDTGTTAGLMSGANTCSAIIGVAGNTIHELQLPDARKTELVNQIPVAYAVTYIFGTAGTSWFLSVIGPWFMSGSREKLIAETKAMEATMSDAVDEGEENIRNAYDRVAFRAYVVNEELVAGGKTIAAIEKILHDKKRALYILRIRRSGDLLEAAPDMMIYPGDIIAVGGQRAAAIASEALLGKEVADSALLTFPVQTINVIVTGKDAINQPLKFLAHHPALHGLSIRKISRSGIEIPLHAGTVLQKGDVAELVGIQEELDKAVAMLGYKERTGLETDIVYLSAGIVLGTLFGSLSVRIGNVPVELSTSGGALIAGLLFGWLRAVHPRYGYIPPASQWVLTKLGLHVFIAIVGLTASEGFLQGLKEEGITLFLAGVVLSLLPMVVALVLSKYVFKFHPAIGLGACAGAHDESAPLLAVQDALNSKVPALGYTVAYAVANITLTTSGVIIVLLMHKGG, encoded by the coding sequence ATGCTTACCTGGTTTACGTCAACCCTGCAACAATACCCGGAAATCGCGGTTATGTTGACCCTGCTCTTCGGATACCTCATCGGAAAGATGCGGATAAAAGGTTTTACCCTGGGCACCGTAACCGGCGTATTGCTGGTGGGGATCCTGATCGGAGGTATTCACCTGAAAATCCCCGGTGAAACGAAATCTATTTTTTTCCTCTTTTTTCTTTTCTGTACCGGCTATGGTATCGGTCCGCAATTCTTTCAGGGCTTGCGGAAAGACGGATTACCGATTGCCCTGTTTTCCTTTATCGTCTGCTGCAGCAGCGTATTTTTCTGCTGGGCGATTGCCAGCCTGCTGCATTTTGATACGGGTACCACTGCTGGGCTGATGTCCGGCGCCAATACCTGTTCTGCTATTATCGGCGTGGCAGGCAATACCATTCATGAATTGCAGTTGCCGGATGCCCGTAAAACAGAACTGGTCAACCAGATACCGGTGGCCTATGCGGTCACCTATATTTTCGGAACGGCAGGTACCAGCTGGTTTCTGTCGGTAATAGGTCCCTGGTTTATGTCGGGTAGCCGCGAGAAGCTGATCGCCGAAACCAAAGCCATGGAAGCCACCATGAGTGATGCCGTGGACGAAGGGGAGGAGAACATCCGGAATGCCTATGACCGCGTGGCTTTCCGCGCCTATGTAGTCAATGAGGAGCTGGTGGCCGGCGGAAAGACCATCGCAGCCATAGAAAAAATACTCCACGATAAAAAAAGGGCCTTATACATTTTACGGATACGCCGCAGCGGCGACTTGCTGGAAGCCGCGCCGGATATGATGATCTACCCGGGCGATATCATTGCCGTAGGTGGGCAACGGGCCGCGGCTATTGCTTCGGAGGCCTTGTTGGGAAAGGAAGTGGCAGATAGTGCGCTGCTTACTTTTCCGGTGCAAACCATTAATGTAATCGTTACTGGTAAAGACGCGATCAACCAGCCTTTGAAATTCCTGGCCCATCATCCTGCGCTACATGGCCTCAGTATCCGGAAGATTTCCCGGAGTGGCATCGAAATTCCATTGCATGCGGGTACCGTTTTGCAAAAGGGGGATGTGGCCGAACTGGTGGGCATCCAGGAGGAGCTGGACAAGGCAGTCGCTATGCTGGGATATAAGGAGAGGACGGGGCTGGAAACAGATATCGTATACCTGTCTGCCGGCATTGTGCTGGGCACTTTGTTTGGCTCGCTGAGTGTGCGTATTGGCAATGTACCTGTTGAGCTGAGTACAAGCGGAGGGGCATTGATTGCCGGCTTGCTGTTTGGCTGGTTACGGGCAGTACATCCGCGTTATGGCTATATTCCGCCGGCATCGCAATGGGTGCTGACCAAACTGGGGTTACATGTGTTTATTGCCATCGTAGGACTAACAGCCAGTGAAGGCTTTTTACAGGGTCTGAAAGAAGAGGGAATTACCTTATTTCTGGCGGGTGTGGTGTTAAGTCTGTTACCGATGGTGGTGGCACTCGTGTTGTCCAAATATGTGTTTAAATTCCATCCGGCTATTGGGCTGGGAGCCTGCGCTGGTGCGCACGATGAGTCGGCGCCGTTACTGGCGGTACAGGATGCGCTGAACAGTAAAGTACCGGCGCTGGGCTACACAGTCGCTTATGCGGTGGCAAATATTACCCTCACTACTTCCGGTGTTATCATTGTTTTGTTGATGCATAAAGGAGGATGA
- a CDS encoding acyl-CoA carboxylase subunit beta — protein MDQQQLENNKNEDAMRMAISTMKQRLAVIEQGGGKKSLEKVRQRGKLTARERIQYLIDKDTPFTEIGSFAAYDMYPEYGGCPAAGTVGGIGYVSGRQCMIVANDMTVKAGAWFPLTGKKNLRLQEIAMENRLPVIYLVDSAGVFLPMQDEIFPDKEHFGRIFRNNARMSAMGITQIAAVMGSCVAGGAYLPIMSDEVLMVEGNGSIFLAGPYLVKAAIGEDVDAETLGGAVTHTEISGIADYKFKTDEECLDQIKRIVSKIGQGANAGFDRIEPVLPAKPQEELDSILPADSTRPYDMLDVIARLVDDSAFDQYKQDYGKSILCGYARIDGWAVGIVANQRKIVKSRKGEMQMGGVIYNDSADKAARFIMNCNQKKIPLVFLQDVTGFMVGSRSEHAGIIKDGAKLVNAVSNSVVPKITIIIGNSYGAGNYAMCGKAYDPRFIYAWPSAKIAVMGGEQAAKTLLQIQVASLKAKGQEITPEEESKLLREITEKYNTQTTPYYAAARLWVDEIIDPTDTRLRIAEAIKAANNAPVEQAFNVGVFQV, from the coding sequence ATGGATCAGCAGCAACTGGAGAACAACAAAAACGAAGATGCCATGCGGATGGCTATCAGTACCATGAAACAACGCCTCGCAGTAATTGAACAGGGCGGAGGCAAAAAAAGTTTGGAGAAAGTGCGGCAGCGCGGCAAACTTACAGCCAGGGAACGTATCCAATATCTGATTGATAAGGATACGCCTTTCACGGAAATAGGCTCCTTTGCTGCTTATGACATGTACCCCGAATACGGCGGCTGCCCCGCAGCAGGCACCGTAGGTGGGATCGGATATGTAAGCGGCCGGCAGTGCATGATTGTCGCCAACGATATGACCGTTAAAGCCGGGGCATGGTTTCCGCTGACCGGCAAGAAAAATCTCCGGCTGCAGGAAATTGCCATGGAGAACCGCTTACCGGTGATCTACCTCGTAGACAGCGCCGGTGTATTCCTCCCTATGCAGGACGAAATTTTTCCCGACAAAGAACACTTCGGTCGCATCTTCCGCAACAATGCCCGGATGAGCGCCATGGGCATCACCCAGATTGCTGCGGTGATGGGCAGCTGCGTGGCCGGTGGCGCCTATCTGCCTATCATGAGTGATGAAGTACTGATGGTGGAAGGCAACGGCTCTATTTTCCTGGCCGGCCCTTACCTCGTAAAGGCAGCCATCGGAGAAGACGTAGATGCGGAAACCCTCGGCGGCGCCGTGACACATACCGAAATTTCCGGCATAGCCGACTATAAATTCAAAACAGATGAAGAATGTCTGGATCAGATAAAACGCATTGTCAGCAAGATCGGACAGGGCGCGAATGCCGGCTTTGACCGTATTGAACCGGTACTACCCGCGAAACCTCAAGAAGAACTGGATAGCATCCTGCCGGCAGACAGTACCCGCCCATATGATATGCTGGATGTTATAGCCCGTCTGGTAGACGACTCTGCATTTGACCAGTATAAACAAGACTATGGCAAAAGCATTCTCTGTGGCTACGCCCGCATCGATGGCTGGGCCGTAGGTATTGTGGCCAACCAGCGTAAGATTGTGAAAAGCAGGAAAGGAGAAATGCAGATGGGAGGGGTGATCTATAACGATAGCGCCGACAAGGCCGCCCGTTTTATCATGAATTGTAACCAGAAAAAAATTCCACTGGTATTTCTGCAGGATGTAACGGGATTCATGGTGGGCAGCCGGAGCGAACATGCCGGTATCATCAAAGACGGGGCTAAACTGGTGAATGCCGTATCTAATTCTGTAGTGCCGAAAATTACCATCATCATCGGTAACTCCTACGGAGCAGGTAACTATGCCATGTGTGGCAAGGCATATGATCCGCGGTTCATTTATGCATGGCCTTCCGCGAAGATCGCCGTGATGGGGGGAGAACAGGCTGCTAAGACCCTGTTACAGATCCAGGTGGCCTCCCTGAAAGCAAAAGGACAGGAGATTACGCCGGAAGAAGAAAGTAAACTGCTCCGGGAAATCACGGAAAAGTATAACACCCAAACGACGCCTTATTACGCGGCGGCCCGCCTGTGGGTCGACGAAATCATTGATCCGACAGATACCCGGCTGCGTATTGCAGAAGCCATTAAGGCGGCTAACAACGCCCCTGTGGAACAAGCCTTTAATGTAGGCGTATTCCAGGTGTAG